Proteins from one Catenuloplanes atrovinosus genomic window:
- a CDS encoding glycosyltransferase: MTARRILHVINLGTTCGGAERLASALVAAQRRQGHQVRVLSSDRDADGVRFSDVTWPQRTGGPWWRRLAGLFRNPAASAALTAQLREFRPDVVHLHTVGLLSPSALRALADVPTVHTLHGPEPFLRTAARYCMPASYHRAGAPDRPSWRGWLWLLLTAVLLGPLWRRALGVVDLRIAPSRYIAGLAGGATLVVPNGLTSAPPAPAATGPGPRVVFAGRLVPAKGPHVLVDAVPRLLEAVPDARVTICGDGPLLTRLRRRVDELGIGYAVELTGWLDPPQVAARIAGADVVVVPSVWPEGFGLTCLEALAAGRAVVASDVGALSELVTPGRTGLLVPPAEPDALAGAVALLLGNPPLRDRLGAAGRELSRGYGMDAHHEAVSAAYTEAIAQPRRPSPLARLRDDSLLRNSAMLLLATLTLAGGGFIFWQFVARLFTPAEVGEASALISVSTLLANIALLGMNNSLIRYLDRWPDPARTVNTGVLVVAAAALAGATVFVLAAPLLLPIVAGGLTPARAAAFVALTVIAALGMLYDNVFIAWRRSGHILSRNVLVVAMRLVLPGVLAGLGAFGVFGAYWLAFAVALLPNLVVLGRRYRLRAAGSARRLGDMWRYSIGTYVSSIILMLPTLLMPALVTQRTGAEPAAQFYIASLVAGVLLFVPQAAGRGLFAEAQHDGGRVGAHLPRVLRLTAVVQVPLLALLVAAGWPVLLIFGPVYADAYPLMILLAVANALNSIGYVGSTLLLVSGRTRLLCLLSGAAYGIAVVGGWFVAPYGLMWIGGALLAGELVLAGGYLWVIMAALREPPPSPPATPAVPRQRSSVAVPEPGAAP; the protein is encoded by the coding sequence ATGACGGCCCGGCGCATCCTGCACGTGATCAACCTGGGTACCACCTGCGGTGGCGCGGAACGGCTCGCGTCCGCGCTGGTCGCCGCGCAGCGCCGGCAGGGCCACCAGGTGCGGGTGCTGTCCAGCGACCGGGACGCCGACGGCGTCCGGTTCAGCGACGTGACCTGGCCGCAGCGGACCGGCGGGCCGTGGTGGCGCCGGCTGGCCGGACTGTTCCGGAACCCGGCCGCGTCGGCCGCGCTCACCGCGCAGCTGCGCGAGTTCCGGCCGGACGTGGTGCACCTGCACACGGTCGGGCTGCTCTCGCCCAGCGCGCTGCGGGCGCTCGCGGACGTGCCGACCGTGCACACGCTGCACGGCCCGGAGCCGTTCCTGCGCACGGCCGCGCGCTACTGCATGCCGGCGTCGTACCACCGGGCCGGCGCACCGGACCGGCCGAGCTGGCGCGGCTGGCTCTGGCTGCTGCTCACCGCCGTGCTGCTCGGCCCGCTGTGGCGGCGCGCGCTGGGCGTGGTCGACCTGCGGATCGCGCCGAGCCGGTACATCGCGGGCCTGGCCGGCGGCGCCACCCTGGTGGTGCCGAACGGCCTCACGTCCGCCCCGCCGGCGCCGGCCGCCACCGGGCCCGGCCCGCGCGTGGTCTTCGCCGGCCGGCTCGTACCCGCGAAGGGCCCGCACGTGCTCGTCGACGCGGTGCCGCGGCTGCTCGAGGCCGTGCCGGACGCGCGCGTCACCATCTGCGGCGACGGGCCCCTGCTCACGCGGCTGCGCCGCCGGGTCGACGAACTCGGCATCGGGTACGCCGTGGAGCTGACCGGCTGGCTCGACCCGCCCCAGGTCGCGGCCCGGATCGCGGGCGCGGACGTGGTGGTGGTCCCCTCGGTGTGGCCGGAGGGATTCGGGCTCACCTGCCTGGAGGCGCTCGCCGCCGGCCGGGCCGTGGTCGCGTCCGACGTCGGCGCGCTGTCCGAGCTGGTCACGCCCGGGCGCACCGGCCTGCTGGTGCCGCCCGCCGAACCGGACGCGCTGGCCGGTGCCGTGGCGCTGCTGCTCGGCAACCCGCCGCTGCGCGACCGGCTCGGCGCGGCCGGGCGCGAGCTGAGCCGCGGGTACGGCATGGACGCCCACCACGAGGCCGTCTCCGCCGCGTACACCGAGGCGATCGCGCAGCCGCGCCGCCCGTCGCCGCTGGCCCGGCTGCGCGACGACAGCCTGCTGCGCAACTCGGCGATGCTGCTGCTGGCCACGCTCACGCTGGCCGGCGGCGGGTTCATCTTCTGGCAGTTCGTGGCGCGGCTGTTCACGCCCGCGGAGGTCGGCGAGGCGAGCGCGCTCATCTCCGTCTCCACGCTGCTGGCCAACATCGCGCTGCTCGGCATGAACAACTCGCTGATCCGCTACCTGGACCGGTGGCCGGACCCGGCCCGTACGGTCAACACCGGCGTGCTCGTGGTGGCCGCCGCCGCGCTGGCCGGCGCGACCGTGTTCGTGCTGGCCGCGCCGCTGCTGCTGCCGATCGTCGCGGGCGGCCTGACGCCCGCGCGGGCGGCCGCGTTCGTGGCGCTGACCGTGATCGCCGCGCTCGGCATGCTGTACGACAACGTGTTCATCGCGTGGCGGCGCAGCGGGCACATCCTGTCCCGGAACGTGCTGGTGGTGGCCATGCGGCTGGTGCTGCCGGGCGTGCTGGCCGGGCTGGGCGCGTTCGGCGTGTTCGGCGCGTACTGGCTGGCGTTCGCGGTGGCGCTGCTGCCGAACCTGGTGGTGCTCGGCCGCCGGTACCGGCTGCGGGCGGCCGGCAGCGCGCGCCGGCTGGGCGACATGTGGCGGTACTCGATCGGCACGTACGTGTCGTCGATCATCCTGATGCTGCCCACGCTGCTGATGCCCGCGCTGGTCACCCAGCGCACCGGCGCGGAACCGGCCGCGCAGTTCTACATCGCGTCGCTGGTCGCGGGCGTGCTGCTGTTCGTGCCGCAGGCGGCCGGGCGCGGGCTGTTCGCGGAGGCGCAGCACGACGGCGGCCGGGTCGGCGCACACCTGCCGCGCGTGCTGCGGCTGACCGCGGTGGTGCAGGTGCCGTTGCTGGCCCTGCTCGTCGCCGCGGGCTGGCCGGTGCTGCTGATCTTCGGTCCGGTGTACGCGGACGCGTACCCGCTGATGATCCTGCTGGCCGTGGCGAACGCGCTGAACTCCATCGGCTACGTGGGCAGCACGCTGCTGCTGGTCTCCGGCCGGACCCGGCTGCTGTGCCTGCTGTCCGGCGCGGCCTACGGGATCGCGGTGGTCGGCGGGTGGTTCGTGGCGCCGTACGGGCTGATGTGGATCGGCGGTGCGCTGCTGGCCGGCGAACTCGTGCTGGCCGGCGGCTACCTGTGGGTGATCATGGCGGCGCTGCGCGAGCCGCCCCCGTCCCCGCCCGCCACGCCCGCCGTGCCGCGGCAGCGGTCGTCGGTGGCGGTCCCGGAGCCCGGAGCCGCGCCGTGA
- a CDS encoding PIG-L deacetylase family protein, with translation MTLAGRAVQAAGARWRRRVADRAADVTGTLAGRALLVLAPHPDDETFGCGALIARARAAGSPVTVAVATDGARSTASARLSPAGLARLRTGELHAACAALGVTDVLQLGFPDGGLTDRRDALTTRLRGLYRDLRPEYVLLPCRQDAHPDHRALHEAALAAGPPRALAYPVWAWFEAPVFPAAAAADRVALWAWAAARSGWLRVPTGPYLAAKREAVSAYLSQTTNLTGEPGWSHLDPRFVAAFLGPHEVFRPA, from the coding sequence GTGACCCTGGCCGGGCGTGCCGTGCAGGCGGCCGGCGCCCGCTGGCGCCGCCGCGTCGCCGACCGTGCCGCCGACGTCACCGGCACGCTCGCCGGCCGCGCGCTGCTGGTGCTGGCGCCGCACCCGGACGACGAGACGTTCGGCTGCGGCGCCCTGATCGCCCGCGCCCGCGCCGCCGGCAGCCCGGTCACCGTCGCGGTCGCCACGGACGGCGCCCGCAGCACCGCCTCCGCCCGCCTGAGCCCCGCCGGCCTTGCCCGGCTCCGCACCGGCGAACTGCACGCCGCGTGCGCCGCCCTCGGCGTCACCGACGTGCTCCAGCTCGGCTTCCCGGACGGCGGCCTCACCGACCGCCGGGACGCGCTCACCACCCGGCTCCGGGGGCTCTATCGAGACCTCCGGCCCGAGTACGTGCTGTTGCCGTGCCGCCAGGACGCGCACCCCGACCATCGCGCGCTGCACGAGGCGGCGCTGGCCGCCGGACCGCCGCGCGCACTGGCGTACCCGGTGTGGGCGTGGTTCGAGGCGCCGGTCTTCCCGGCCGCCGCGGCGGCCGACCGGGTCGCGCTCTGGGCGTGGGCGGCCGCCCGGTCCGGCTGGCTCCGCGTCCCGACCGGTCCGTACCTGGCGGCCAAGCGCGAGGCCGTCTCCGCCTACCTCAGCCAGACCACGAACCTGACCGGCGAGCCGGGGTGGAGCCACCTGGATCCGCGCTTCGTCGCCGCCTTCCTGGGCCCGCACGAGGTGTTCCGCCCCGCGTGA
- a CDS encoding NADP-dependent oxidoreductase yields the protein MKAALYRRTGGPEVLEWSDIETPEAGPGEVRVRVRAAGVQPIDCAVRAGFVPGWLKTGLPGIPGNEFAGVVDQSRADGFAAGDEVLGFGFGRSAAEFVVVPAAQVTAKPAAMPWEVAGGFSAAAQTAHIALELLAPKPGETILVHGAAGAVGGVAVQLARRAKARVVGTASAANHDYLRSLGVEPAEYGEGLGDRLRALLPDGADLVLDGAGGEALDLSLELCADRTRILTLVDHGRAAGLGVRTTENLRSAARLAELAALYVAGELRFPIRRSVPMWTAAEAHREVETGHGRGKVVLVA from the coding sequence ATGAAGGCGGCGCTGTATCGGCGGACCGGTGGGCCCGAGGTGCTGGAGTGGAGTGACATCGAGACGCCCGAGGCCGGGCCGGGGGAGGTGCGGGTGCGGGTGCGGGCCGCCGGGGTGCAGCCGATCGACTGTGCCGTCCGTGCCGGCTTCGTGCCCGGCTGGCTGAAGACCGGGCTGCCCGGCATTCCCGGCAACGAGTTCGCCGGCGTCGTCGATCAGAGCCGGGCGGACGGGTTCGCGGCCGGGGACGAGGTGCTCGGGTTCGGGTTCGGGCGGTCGGCGGCCGAATTCGTCGTGGTGCCGGCGGCGCAGGTGACCGCGAAACCGGCGGCGATGCCGTGGGAGGTCGCGGGCGGGTTCAGCGCCGCCGCGCAGACCGCGCACATCGCGCTGGAACTGCTCGCCCCGAAGCCGGGCGAGACGATCCTGGTGCACGGCGCCGCGGGGGCGGTCGGCGGCGTCGCGGTGCAGCTCGCGCGGCGGGCGAAGGCGCGGGTCGTGGGCACGGCCAGCGCGGCCAACCACGACTATCTGCGCTCGCTCGGCGTCGAGCCGGCCGAGTACGGCGAGGGCCTCGGCGACCGGCTCCGGGCGCTGCTGCCGGACGGCGCGGACCTGGTGCTGGACGGCGCCGGCGGGGAGGCGCTGGACCTGTCGCTGGAGCTGTGCGCCGACCGTACCCGCATCCTCACGCTGGTCGACCACGGCCGGGCCGCCGGCCTCGGCGTCCGTACCACCGAGAATCTCCGCTCCGCCGCCCGCCTGGCCGAACTCGCCGCGCTCTACGTCGCCGGCGAACTGCGCTTCCCGATCCGCCGCAGCGTTCCGATGTGGACGGCCGCGGAGGCGCACCGCGAGGTGGAGACCGGTCACGGCCGCGGCAAGGTCGTGCTGGTCGCGTGA